The following coding sequences lie in one Crassostrea angulata isolate pt1a10 chromosome 10, ASM2561291v2, whole genome shotgun sequence genomic window:
- the LOC128165952 gene encoding uncharacterized protein LOC128165952 codes for MATMNPTEEDTSGRPRRKIVLTETGRALFEQSVSKFWTKLRTVRRKLEAEMKEMATDSKESYHLQRDRLINLAKEYCGVQEELLAFLERSNTKESEREKASQNVVTDLLMDKVSEFVRGLDSEMSSFVMSPKPVTMRSPNPVQVKTPKPIQVKAKPRDSPKPAEHEDRKSIRSRRSAGSHRSAASSISLAQQRLEAEETKAKLQYARKEAKLRKEQASIQVDLEVLDAERDAAVAEAKLRALESMEPDYISVSSESVAEPVVEVEDPIERARNFVEGISLQPVETTLKEPLTEMLNEESHKATEKLNSESVNPVPRISTPVPKGLESSKNTVFDISSFLLKKELMINKLVNFDDKPENFVPWKTSFKSVIQEASVSPSEELDLLIRWLGPSSKEHAKSIRAASIGNPTQGCETLWTRLEERYGSPELIETAIKTKLANFHRLSANEPRRLYELSDILSETLALKENPKYNQQFSYFDSSVGVLPIVQKLTSGLQNKWTSKASKYKQTHGVTYPPFTIFCEFVKEMSTMMNDPGLQVTQAFVKETPRYNQQNFKPAKSVNVKKTDFKDSGRDFKTTGKRCPIHDAEHTLNECRAFRKKSVRDRKLFLREHNLCYRCCGSDTHTFKTCRADIRCEECESSQHPTALHPPESQRQNGGEGANILSKCTAVCGEQFTGRSCAKAVLVDVYPKGTPSQRLRIYALIDDQSNTTLARSELFDFMNVPHSQTHFFTLTSCAGRIQTSGRRISGLMVATTDGSVVMELPTITECNEIPNEKHEIPTLDVVKHHPHLQDLPLAPMNPQAEILLLIGRDLLEAHYVLSQRLGPKNSPFALQLKLGWVVIGDVCINKSHKPSTINVLKTNIVTCERQSIFQPCPNSFHLKEDIASCRDDVGFHIFEQNRDDDEVGISVEDRQFLRIMDNELVKDEDGRWKAPLPFKLRRPQLGNNRSQALKRALMLDRDLKRNPIKREHMITFMKSITESDALEIAPPVPPGKECWFLPLFGVYHPRKPEKIRGVFDSSVSYEGLSLNSVLLSGPNLTNDLLGILLRFRMDKVAIMADIQQMFYSFLVSEEDRDFLRFFWYKNNDSDEELIEYRMKVHVFGNTPSPAVATYGLRKTVENEDSDVRNYVMKNFYVDDGLISLPSSAEAIRLLKKTQVALNNARIRLHKIVSNDVEVMEAFPSEDLEKNLMSLDIGSDDLPVQHSLGLSWDINSDSFTYSTRILEKPFTKRGLLSVVNSLFDPLGFIAPIVIHGRILYREVGECNSSWDDPLPSDREEEWTRWKDSLSSLEDLHIPRMFTQLSLSRTHMREIHIFSDASEKAISAVVYLRTISNSGNIHVGFVIGKSKIAPLQTTTIPRLELCAAVLGTELAQTVFKHLDIDPDAATYYTDSKVVLGYLNNQTRRFYNYVSNRVAVIHRRSKSLQWKFVPTAQNPADIGTRCLTSVEELAESDWLRGPLLLRSPHSKEEVLTFPLVSPEEDHNVRPEVRVKKTEINTPFVARFENFSTWKSLVRAVYNLKKICRLKRGAADSAAFDVEVMQEAEHFILQEVQAFFYKEEIRSLKEGKPVPPSSCIVTLNPLWIKRGTVRVGGRLNQSNLPVDEKNPIIIPGKSHVARILVSHFHSKVYHQGRLISEGAVRSGGFWITGCKTLVNSVIHKCVTCRKLRGKLEHQRMSDLPADRLTPGPPFSAVGVDVFGPWTVAARKTRGGLSHNKRWAVLFTCLTSRAIHIEVIEEMSSSSFINALRRFVSLRGPVKEMRSDRGTNFLGVLDAIQADAVYTEKRPIKDYLRNNRITWTFNPPHASHRGGSWERMIGISRKILDAMLLNPNAKQLSHEVLCTFMCEVCAIVNSRPICSLSCDPDSPYVISPSMLLTQKGFTDIPPQICGDIKEIYKAQWKHVQHLSDTFWKRWKDGYLQNLQARRKWCEERPDVKQGDVVLLRDKELHRGQWPMGLIVKTFESGNDQKVRTVEVRVIKDGKDTTYIRPITELLLLID; via the coding sequence ATGGCAACCATGAATCCAACAGAAGAGGACACAAGTGGTCGTCCCAGAAGGAAGATCGTTTTGACAGAGACAGGAAGAGCTCTCTTCGAACAGtctgtttcaaaattttggacaaaaCTGAGAACTGTGCGTAGGAAGTTAGAAGCAGAGATGAAAGAAATGGCTACAGACTCTAAGGAATCTTACCATCTCCAACGAGATAGACTGATCAACCTCGCTAAAGAGTACTGCGGAGTTCAGGAAGAATTGTTGGCCTTTCTGGAACGCTCTAATACAAaggagagtgagagagagaaagcaTCACAGAACGTAGTGACAGACTTACTCATGGACAAAGTTAGTGAGTTTGTGCGCGGGCTAGACTCAGAAATGTCGTCCTTTGTGATGAGTCCCAAGCCTGTGACAATGAGGAGCCCCAATCCTGTCCAAGTGAAGACTCCGAAGCCTATACAGGTAAAGGCGAAGCCTCGGGATTCCCCAAAGCCTGCGGAACATGAAGACAGAAAGTCTATTCGATCAAGGAGAAGCGCTGGGTCTCATCGATCTGCTGCCTCTTCCATCTCCTTGGCGCAGCAGCGTCTTGAAGCGGAGGAGACCAAGGCTAAACTGCAGTACGCACGGAAGGAAGCCAAACTACGTAAAGAGCAGGCATCTATTCAAGTGGACCTGGAAGTCCTTGACGCCGAAAGAGATGCTGCTGTGGCAGAAGCAAAGCTACGTGCTCTTGAGAGCATGGAACCGGACTACATATCTGTTTCCTCCGAATCAGTGGCCGAACCTGTCGTAGAAGTCGAGGATCCGATTGAACGGGCAAGAAACTTTGTCGAAGGGATTAGTCTACAGCCAGTAGAGACAACCTTAAAGGAACCTCTGACAGAAATGTTGAACGAGGAATCCCATAAAGcaacagagaaacttaacagcGAGTCAGTCAACCCAGTTCCGAGAATATCTACACCTGTTCCCAAGGGATTGGAATCATCTAAGAACACTGTGTTTGATATTTCAAGCTTTCTACTTAAGAAAGAACTCATGATCAATAAGCTGGTCAATTTTGACGATAAACCTGAGAACTTTGTACCCTGGAAGACCAGTTTTAAGTCAGTTATTCAGGAGGCATCAGTTTCGCCCTCAGAAGAACTCGATCTCCTCATCAGATGGTTGGGCCCTAGCTCTAAGGAACACGCTAAAAGCATCCGAGCAGCATCAATAGGAAATCCTACACAAGGCTGTGAGACCTTATGGACTAGACTGGAGGAAAGATACGGCTCACCTGAACTGATCGAAACAGCAATTAAGACCAAGCTTGCGAATTTCCACCGACTCAGTGCAAACGAACCAAGACGGTTGTATGAACTTTCAGATATTTTGAGCGAAACACTGGCGTTAAAGGAAAATCCAAAATACAATCAACAATTCAGTTATTTTGACTCATCAGTAGGAGTGCTTCCCATTGTTCAGAAGTTAACATCTGGTTTGCAGAATAAGTGGACTTCTAAAGCCTCGAAGTACAAACAGACTCATGGAGTTACTTACCCTCCATTTACTATATTCTGTGAATTTGTGAAGGAAATGTCAACCATGATGAATGACCCTGGCTTACAAGTGACTCAGGCTTTTGTCAAGGAGACACCAAGATACAACCAGCAGAACTTCAAACCTGCAAAATCAGTGAATGTCAAGAAGACTGATTTTAAAGACTCCGGAAGAGACTTTAAGACCACAGGGAAGAGATGCCCTATCCACGATGCTGAGCATACCTTGAATGAGTGCAGGGCTTTCAGGAAGAAATCCGTTCGTGACCGGAAATTATTCCTCAGAGAACATAACTTGTGTTACAGATGTTGCGGATCAGACACGCATACGTTCAAGACCTGCCGCGCAGATATAAGATGCGAGGAATGTGAAAGTTCACAGCACCCTACAGCTCTTCATCCACCTGAAAGCCAGAGACAGAATGGCGGGGAGGGAGCAAACATCCTCTCTAAGTGCACGGCGGTGTGTGGTGAACAGTTTACTGGACGTTCGTGTGCAAAGGCTGTACTTGTGGACGTATATCCGAAAGGAACCCCTTCACAACGTTTACGCATCTATGCTCTGATTGATGACCAGAGCAACACAACACTCGCAAGATcagaactgtttgactttatGAATGTGCCTCACTCACAGACACATTTCTTTACACTTACCTCATGTGCGGGCCGCATACAGACGAGTGGTCGTAGAATATCAGGTCTGATGGTAGCAACGACTGATGGTTCTGTTGTGATGGAACTGCCTACCATTACAGAATGTAATGAAATTCCCAATGAGAAACATGAAATACCGACCCTTGATGTAGTGAAACATCACCCACATCTTCAAGACCTACCTTTAGCTCCTATGAATCCACAAGCGGAAATTCTACTACTCATAGGACGTGACCTACTGGAGGCCCATTATGTGCTGTCTCAGAGACTTGGACCTAAGAACTCACCCTTTGCGTTGCAGCTGAAACTAGGTTGGGTCGTCATTGGAGATGTATGTATCAACAAGTCGCATAAACCATCGACTATAAATGTGCTCAAGACTAACATAGTTACCTGTGAACGTCAGTCGATTTTTCAACCCTGTCCTAACAGTTTCCATCTAAAGGAGGACATCGCATCCTGTCGAGACGATGTTGGGTTCCACATTTTCGAGCAGAACAGGGATGATGACGAAGTTGGGATCTCTGTCGAAGATCGCCAATTCCTCAGGATTATGGACAATGAGTTAGTGAAAGATGAAGACGGGAGATGGAAAGCTCCACTCCCTTTTAAGCTTCGTAGACCGCAGTTAGGGAACAACAGAAGTCAAGCGTTAAAGCGTGCGCTGATGCTAGACAGGGATTTGAAGCGGAACCCTATAAAGAGGGAGCACATGATCACGTTTATGAAATCAATCACGGAAAGTGACGCTTTAGAGATTGCACCACCTGTTCCTCCAGGAAAAGAGTGCTGGTTTTTACCTCTTTTTGGGGTGTATCATCcacgaaaaccagaaaaaatacgTGGAGTTTTCGACTCATCAGTGAGTTATGAAGGTCTCTCTCTCAATAGTGTCTTACTGTCAGGACCTAATCTAACGAATGACTTGCTTGGTATACTGTTACGTTTCCGTATGGACAAAGTAGCCATCATGGCGGACATCCAGCAGATGTTTTACTCATTCCTTGTTAGTGAAGAGGACAGAGACTTTTTGAGGTTCTTCTGGTACAAGAATAACGACTCGGATGAAGAACTTATTGAGTACCGAATGAAGGTTCACGTGTTTGGGAACACACCTTCACCGGCAGTGGCCACTTATGGTCTACGGAAAACAGTAGAGAACGAAGATAGTGATGTAAGGAATTACGTGATGAAGAACTTTTATGTGGATGATGGTCTTATCTCCTTGCCCTCTAGTGCAGAAGCCATTAGATTGCTAAAGAAGACTCAGGTTGCGTTGAACAATGCAAGAATCAGACTCCATAAGATTGTGTCAAACGATGTGGAAGTCATGGAAGCTTTTCCATCTGAGGACTTGGAAAAGAACTTAATGTCACTGGACATTGGATCTGATGATTTGCCTGTCCAGCACAGTCTAGGCCTGTCATGGGACATTAACTCGGACAGCTTCACATACAGCACACGCATTCTAGAGAAACCCTTCACAAAGAGAGGACTTCTTTCTGTTGTCAACAGCTTGTTCGACCCTTTGGGTTTTATTGCACCCATAGTGATACATGGCAGAATTCTGTATAGAGAAGTGGGTGAGTGCAACAGTAGTTGGGATGATCCTTTACCTAGTGACCGAGAGGAAGAGTGGACAAGATGGAAGGACTCCCTCAGCTCTTTAGAAGATTTACACATTCCAAGAATGTTTACGCAGCTTTCCTTAAGCCGTACTCACATGAGGGAAATACATATATTCTCGGACGCTTCTGAGAAAGCGATCTCAGCAGTGGTGTACCTGCGTACAATCAGCAACTCTGGTAATATCCACGTTGGATTCGTCATTGGGAAATCTAAGATAGCCCCACTTCAGACTACAACTATCCCGCGTCTTGAACTTTGTGCAGCAGTCTTGGGCACAGAGTTGGCTCAGACAGTGTTCAAACACTTGGATATCGACCCAGATGCAGCGACGTACTACACAGATAGTAAGGTAGTACTAGGTTACCTGAACAACCAAACTCGCAGATTTTATAACTATGTCTCGAACCGAGTGGCTGTCATCCACAGACGCTCTAAGTCTTTACAGTGGAAATTTGTACCAACTGCGCAGAATCCAGCAGACATAGGGACTAGATGTTTGACATCGGTAGAAGAGCTAGCAGAGAGTGACTGGCTTAGAGGGCCACTTTTACTCAGATCTCCTCATAGTAAAGAAGAAGTTCTTACCTTTCCTTTGGTCTCTCCTGAAGAAGACCATAATGTACGTCCAGAAGTAAGAGTAAAGAAAACGGAAATAAACACACCATTTGTGGCAagatttgaaaacttttcaacTTGGAAAAGTTTGGTGCGTGCTGTTTATAATCTGAAGAAGATTTGCCGATTGAAAAGAGGAGCTGCAGATTCAGCAGCATTCGATGTTGAGGTCATGCAAGAGGCTGAGCATTTCATCCTGCAGGAAGTACAAGCTTTCTTTTATAAGGAAGAGATCAGATCTTTGAAAGAAGGTAAACCTGTACCCCCTTCAAGCTGCATTGTGACTTTGAACCCTTTATGGATAAAAAGGGGCACGGTACGTGTTGGCGGACGTCTCAACCAATCTAACCTTCCTGTTGATGAGAAGAACCCAATAATCATCCCTGGAAAATCTCATGTTGCAAGAATTCTTGTGTCCCATTTCCACAGCAAAGTTTATCACCAAGGAAGACTTATCTCAGAAGGTGCAGTGAGGTCCGGTGGGTTCTGGATCACTGGCTGTAAGACACTTGTGAACTCAGTTATACACAAGTGCGTTACCTGCAGGAAACTCCGAGGAAAACTGGAACACCAGCGCATGAGTGACTTACCTGCAGACAGACTGACGCCTGGTCCTCCTTTCTCAGCAGTAGGTGTCGACGTGTTTGGCCCGTGGACTGTAGCCGCGCGCAAGACCAGAGGAGGATTATCTCACAACAAAAGATGGGCGGTACTTTTTACATGTTTGACTTCAAGGGCCATTCACATAGAAGTCATAGAAGAGATGAGCTCTTCATCATTCATAAATGCATTGCGACGTTTTGTGTCTCTACGTGGCCCAGTGAAGGAGATGCGTTCGGACCGAGGGACCAACTTCTTAGGCGTCCTGGACGCGATTCAAGCAGATGCCGTTTATACAGAGAAACGACCTATTAAAGATTACCTTCGCAACAACAGGATAACATGGACCTTTAATCCACCCCATGCATCACACAGAGGAGGATCATGGGAGAGGATGATTGGGATCTCTCGCAAGATACTAGACGCCATGTTGTTGAACCCAAATGCGAAACAGTTGTCCCATGAAGTCTTGTGCACATTCATGTGTGAAGTGTGTGCAATCGTGAACTCCCGTCCTATTTGTTCACTGTCATGTGATCCTGACAGTCCTTATGTCATCAGTCCGTCAATGCTACTTACCCAGAAAGGTTTCACAGACATTCCTCCACAGATTTGTGGCGACATAAAGGAAATCTACAAAGCTCAGTGGAAACATGTACAACACCTTTCCGATACCTTTTGGAAGCGTTGGAAGGATGGATACTTACAGAATCTCCAAGCAAGAAGGAAATGGTGTGAGGAACGTCCTGACGTGAAGCAAGGTGACGTGGTCCTATTACGTGACAAGGAGTTGCACCGTGGACAGTGGCCGATGGGTTTGATTGTGAAGACTTTCGAAAGTGGCAACGATCAGAAAGTGAGAACAGTTGAAGTTCGGGTGATCAAAGACGGCAAGGACACAACCTACATTCGACCAATAACGGAATTGTTGCTACTGATTGACTAA